In Acidobacteriota bacterium, a single genomic region encodes these proteins:
- a CDS encoding restriction endonuclease: MAKYLMEQTYFPDLQNWEDSAEKIKAAHDAVARLKRYHQKQEEEIQSEEDRQRARAEFRQRQEAVSRSQQNLQKLNDQLNDLGGRIGEQQAGYDFQDWFYSLLDFSEIQNRRPYTHAGRQIDGSLTLSGTTYLVELKFTAGQADATDIDSFYRKVTSKADNTMGVFVSISGYSSVAVKEASGERTPVLLIDHSHVYLVLGGIMGMGEVIDRVRRHASQTGEAYLSAKEFSG, encoded by the coding sequence ATGGCGAAGTACCTGATGGAACAAACATACTTCCCTGACCTGCAGAACTGGGAGGATTCCGCCGAGAAGATCAAGGCAGCCCACGACGCAGTCGCTCGCCTGAAGAGATATCACCAGAAGCAGGAGGAGGAGATCCAGTCCGAAGAAGACAGACAGCGGGCACGCGCCGAATTCAGGCAACGGCAGGAGGCCGTTTCCCGTTCGCAGCAGAACCTGCAGAAACTCAACGACCAATTGAATGACCTAGGGGGCAGGATCGGCGAGCAACAGGCCGGCTATGATTTTCAGGACTGGTTCTATTCATTGCTGGACTTCTCTGAGATCCAGAACCGTAGGCCGTACACGCACGCAGGTAGACAGATCGACGGCTCACTTACACTATCGGGAACGACGTATCTGGTGGAGTTGAAGTTCACGGCGGGACAAGCGGATGCGACCGATATCGATAGTTTCTATCGGAAGGTGACGAGCAAGGCTGACAACACCATGGGAGTTTTTGTCTCGATATCGGGCTATTCGTCTGTTGCCGTCAAGGAAGCATCAGGTGAACGCACGCCAGTCTTGCTGATCGATCATTCACACGTCTACCTTGTGCTGGGTGGTATCATGGGAATGGGGGAAGTGATTGACCGGGTCAGGCGACACGCGTCTCAGACGGGGGAAGCGTACTTGTCCGCAAAGGAGTTCTCAGGATGA